The following proteins are co-located in the Camelina sativa cultivar DH55 chromosome 12, Cs, whole genome shotgun sequence genome:
- the LOC104732433 gene encoding protein RALF-like 30: MKACVICLMLISIFVMMEPRLAGGKYLDPGVLNPCLRPNPPAGCQSPGSVEKPKERANEHKAGCSKSTRCDRAT; this comes from the coding sequence ATGAAGGCTTGTGTGATATGTTTGATGTTAATAAGTATTTTTGTGATGATGGAGCCAAGGTTAGCTGGTGGTAAATATTTAGATCCAGGAGTTCTTAATCCGTGTTTGCGTCCTAATCCACCAGCAGGATGCCAGTCCCCAGGATCCGTCGAGAAACCTAAGGAGCGAGCTAATGAGCATAAAGCTGGATGCTCCAAAAGTACCCGGTGTGACCGTGCAACATAA